The Stenotrophomonas indicatrix DNA segment CTGGCCACGGCCGATCCGATCGTCTACGAGGACTTCCTGCCGGTCAGCGCCGCGGGCATCTTCCAGTCGAACCTGGGCGGTGGCGAGCAGCGCGCGTACGCCGCACATGCCAATCGCGAAGCCTTCGAGCAGGCGATGGGCGCGGCGGTGAATGATGAGTTCGAGATCTACGAGCGCCTCCAGGCCGAATCGCTGGCGGCGCTGCGCAGCTGATACGCCACATCCGCCGGGCCATGCCCGGCGAACCGATGTCCGTACCTGGGGTCAGAGCCCTTTTCGGCCGAAAAGGGCTCTGACCCCGAACGCAATCAGCCCTTCATCGTGCCGGTATCCAGCCACCGCTGGTGCCACGACAGCGCCTCCGGCAGCAGGTGTGGAGTGTGCTTGCCGTAACTCTCGCGGCTGGCGCGGTCGAAGTAGTCCTGCAGCTGCGCGCGGAAATCCGGGTGCGCGCAGTTGTCGATCAGCACCTGCGCGCGCTTGCGCGGGGTCAGGCCACGCAGATCGGCCAGGCCCTGTTCGGTCACGATCACCGACACGTCGTGCTCGGTGTGGTCGACGTGGCTGGCCATCGGCACGATCGCCGAAATGGTGCCGTTCTTCGCTGTCGACGGGCTGAGGAACGCGGACAGGAAACCATTGCGCGCGAAGTCGCCCGAACCGCCGATGCCGTTCATGATCCGCGTGCCCATCACGTGCGTCGAATTGACGTTGCCGTAGAGGTCCACTTCGATCATGCCGTTCATGCCGATGCAGCCGAGGCGGCGCACCAGCTCGGGATGGTTGGAGATTTCCTGCGTGCGCATGATGATGCGCTCGCGGTAGAAATCGATGTTTTCCTTGAACGTCTCGTTGGCCTGCGGGCTCAGCGCGAAACCGGTGCATGAGGCATAGCTCAGCACGCCGTCGCGCAGCAGGTCGAGCATGCCGTCCTGGATCACCTCGGTGAACGCCGCCAGATCGCGGAAACCACTTTTGGCCAGGCCGGCCAGCACCGCGTTGGGGATGTTGCCCACGCCCGACTGCAGCGGCAGCAGGTTGGCCGGCAGGCGGCCACGCTTCACTTCGTGCTGCAGGAACTCGATCAGGTGCGCGGCGATCTGTTCGCTGGTCGCATCGATCGGGCTGAACGGGCTGTTGCGGTCCGGGCCATTGGTGCGCACCACGGCCACGATCTTGTCCGGGTCGCAGCGTAGCGCGTTCTCGCCGATGCGGTCGTTGGCATTGACCAGCGGAATCGGCTTGCGGTGCGGCGGCAGCGCGGTGCCGTAGTAGATGTCATGCATGCCGTCGACGCCGGCCGGCTGCCACTCGTTGACCTCGATGATCACCTTCTTGGCCAGGTCCAGCCAGGTCTTGTTGTTGCCCACCGAGGTGGACGGCACCAGCGAGCCATCCTCGCGGATGGCCGAGACCTCGACCACGGCGGTATCGATCTCGCCGTAGAAGCCGAACCAGACGTGCTGGGCGACGTGGCTGAGGTGGATGTCGATGTAATCCAGCTTGCCCTCGTTGATGCGGTTGCGCGCATCCGGGTCGCTCTGGAACGGCATGCGCATGGCGATGCCATCGGCCTTGGCCAGCGCGCCATCGAGTTCCGGCGCAGTGGAGGCACCGGTCATCAGGCTGATCTGGAAGGGCAGGCCCTGGGCATGCACCGATTCGATGCGGCGGGCCAGTTCAACGGGAACGGCCTTGGGGTAACCGGAGCCGGTAAAGCCGCTCATGGCCACGGTTTCACCGGGCTGGATCAGCGCGGCTGCGGCCTCGGCGGAGACCACGCGGTCACGAAGACGCGCGTTGGCGATGCGATCAACAGTCATGACGACAGCGTTTCTGGGGGGAATCCCGATTATCGGCCATCCCCTGCCGTACGGGGGGTTCTACCTTCGTGGAATGGTGTTTCCGGCAACGCCTCTCCCATACCCACCGGTTTTGTTTTGCAGTGCAGCGTGCAAAGTACTTTCGTACACCGCACGATGGCCCTGCATCCCGACGTGGGGGAGGGAGCAGAGCCCGCTGGCAGTTCGCTGCAAGCGGGCTTTTTTATTGCCTGCCGCCCAAGATGAATGCGCGGTGCCGGGGTCGGATCCTTTCGCCAAGGGCAAAAGGCTCTGACCCCACAGGCCACGGCAACGGGTCAGAGCCCTTCGCCGTTGGCAAAGGGATCCGACCCCGCGAGAATCAGGGCATGACCTTCGCCCCCGCCGAATTGCCCGCCCCTCTGCAGCCCCTCGTCGACCGCGCACTGGCGCGCCTGGCCCAGGCCGTGCCCGAGCCCATTCCGGTCGAGCTGCAGCCGCTGCTGGTGCAGCTGGCGGTCAGCAGCGACTTCGCCATGGACACCCTGGTGCGCCAGCCCGGCCTGTTGGCGCAGTTGTCCGCGCCGGGCTGTCCGCCGCTGCCGGCGCCTGTGCTCGATCCGCTGCAGCCCAGCGACTGGCCGGCACAACTGCGGCGCTGGCGCACGGCAATGTCGACCCGCTTGATCTGGCGCGACCTGGCCGGGCTGGACGACGTGCCACAGACCCTCGCCGGTGCCACCGCGCTGGCCGAGGATTGCCTGCGGCTGGCGCTGGACGCCCTGCAGCAGGAGTTCGCCCTGCGCCATGGAGTGATCCTCGATGACCACGGCCAACCGCAGCAGCTGGTGGTGTTCGGGCTGGGCAAGCTGGGTGGTGGCGAGCTCAACTTCAGTTCCGATGTCGATCTGGTCTACGCCTACGTGCAGGGCGGTGAATCCGACGGCCCGCGCGCGCTGGCGGCCGAGGAGTATTTCGCCCGGCTCGGCCAGCGCCTGGCCAAGCTGCTGGATGAAACCACCGTCGACGGCTTCAGCCATCGCGTCGACCTGCGCCTGCGTCCGTTCGGCAGCGCCGGCCGTGTGGCGCTGTCATTGGCGGCAATGGATCAGTACTTCCAGCGCGAAGGCCGCGACTGGGAGCGCTATGCGTGGTTGAAGGCGCGCGCGGTGGCTGGCGATATCGCCGCTGGCGAGGCCTGGCTGCAGACCCTGCGACCGTTCGTGTACCGCCGCTACCTG contains these protein-coding regions:
- a CDS encoding acetyl-CoA hydrolase/transferase family protein, which translates into the protein MTVDRIANARLRDRVVSAEAAAALIQPGETVAMSGFTGSGYPKAVPVELARRIESVHAQGLPFQISLMTGASTAPELDGALAKADGIAMRMPFQSDPDARNRINEGKLDYIDIHLSHVAQHVWFGFYGEIDTAVVEVSAIREDGSLVPSTSVGNNKTWLDLAKKVIIEVNEWQPAGVDGMHDIYYGTALPPHRKPIPLVNANDRIGENALRCDPDKIVAVVRTNGPDRNSPFSPIDATSEQIAAHLIEFLQHEVKRGRLPANLLPLQSGVGNIPNAVLAGLAKSGFRDLAAFTEVIQDGMLDLLRDGVLSYASCTGFALSPQANETFKENIDFYRERIIMRTQEISNHPELVRRLGCIGMNGMIEVDLYGNVNSTHVMGTRIMNGIGGSGDFARNGFLSAFLSPSTAKNGTISAIVPMASHVDHTEHDVSVIVTEQGLADLRGLTPRKRAQVLIDNCAHPDFRAQLQDYFDRASRESYGKHTPHLLPEALSWHQRWLDTGTMKG